Below is a genomic region from Scyliorhinus canicula chromosome 2, sScyCan1.1, whole genome shotgun sequence.
TTCTAAGCTGAAGTGAAGTCTCAAGATCGGTCCCTGGCACTAAACCAGTTGATTTGAAACATTCTCTAGTAAAACTGCATTGTAGCTGATCCTGTTGGTAGACAGCTCATGAATAGAACCTCCTCCCTTAACAAAGCATGTTATCTTCAAAAAACCAGTTCAGTCACAGTTACCGCATTGAATTTCCCTCAAGGGTATCAATGTGAAATGCCGTGCGATTTCTTCAGAAGCACCTGCAATTGCTGTTTTGTTAAAGTCATGTCACCACCTTTTTCCACGAGGTGAGAATATTTTTATTCATAATACCCACCTGATTCCCAGCAGTCACACCACTCGAGTTTAAAAGAACTGTTAGCATTGAGAGTCATAGACTTGTTGCCAGATGCTGGCCATTCACTATAGCTGGTGCAATAGAGCAATCCAATTTGTTCCATTACTCACTCTGACCAAGTGGTCAAATATGCAAAATAGCCCAATCAATTCATTGGAGATTATCTTTCCAAAGATCCAAACAGTAGGAATGTAATTTTCAAGGGTTCTTAACATGCCTGATGTATGTTTTCACCCAATGCCAAATTCCATACTTTAGTTGTTTTTCATATGTCTTGGGTTAGCAGTGTGGAAAATCTAAATTAGAGTAGCAAGAGGGTAAATGTCTGCCTGTTTCTGGTAAAAGCTTCTAGGGCATGTCAAAAGTTGTGTTAGGGGTAAATACAACTTGAGGATTTATTGATATTTGAAGGGGCACAGATTAATGAAAGAGAAGGATTTCTCCTCATTCCTAGATCAATTACTGAGACCTTGCAAGACTAATGCAGCAGTGGAAGACTGGGTGTAATTAACCAAGTCCCATTTGACTGAACCTGGTGATAACTTGTCTTCCATGATATAGGGAAAAGCCTAGATTTTCTGATTTGGTGGTTATCTGCAAATTACCCAGATGTAAGTAGCAAAGTGTCAGCTGTAGCTCAGTGATAGAATTATCACCTGTTAAGATCAATGGAACTCTTAGAAAGTTAACTCGATAAAATCCTGTTCTGCACCCATttcccattttgttttttttaaattatcaatgGGATGTGCATGCAACTGGTATGACTCCATTTATTTCAGCTTCCAATTTCAATATTCCAGAAGATGTAGGGGTAAGCCCTCCTAAACTACCGTGCCCTTGTCACTTTTGCTTTCAAAATGTTGGGGATATGTCGGGATAAAACTTCATTCAAAACATGGAGAAATTAATCTAAAACTTTGTAGCCTTTTTATTCTTGGGAGTGGTTGCTTCCTTGTATCAGAAGTTTCAAATATCTCTTGAAGTTAATCCTCATGATTACTGGGAACACAGAAAAAATTAGTAATATTCCATAGAGGTACCACAACGCAAGTCACAGACAGCTTAGTGCATCCTTTTATTCCAGAAGAAATAGTTAACTCTGTATTTCAATTTCTAGTTATAAATTACACATTCCAGGTAATGAATTCCATTTGACAGATAAAACATTGAAGCTTTAAGATAATTGAAATCTGATTACCTGGTAACAATTTATTTCATTCTTTAAAAAGAGGCACAATTTAAATCTGAGTCAGTATAGTAATTTGAGTAAACCCTATTATGACTACTGCAGGTAGCATCAGAGTGATGCCTCATTAGGCACTTATTTAGCAGGGCATGCACTTTCTAGACTCAAAGTAAGTTAGTATATTGATTTAGCACAATTGTGCTGCAAGGAATGAACATTTATGTGTAGCGTTCCATTAGTTATATCAACACAATCACAATTTTAAATATTTGTTGCACCCAAGAGCAGTTATGCTTATGTTTTGTGCAAATTTTTATGCTGGTTCAAAGATTAATTTTTGAGGGAATCAGGCCTTCGTTAAAAGTGGGCATAATCCCAGGTCGAAAATTGAGAGAGAGATTCTGCCAATACATTGGTTTGGAAAGACTCTTCACTTTGCACCTATTTTCTTATTTAAAACACTATTTACTAAGAATTTGACTGGGTGTACAATACAATTGCCAGCATTTGATATCCatctccttgagaaggtggcgatgagTTTATTTTTCATGATAAAcccattttgtaaaaaaaaaacaccaagcTCAAGGAATTCttgcaaatggaaaaaaaaattaagattttATACATTGGTTCATTGGAGATTTAATGTTTACAGAAATTTGAAGTGCAACAAAGCAAAAACCTGATCCCTAAATATCTTCCTCTGTGTAAGATAAACATGTATTTTATTAATGCTATTTAAATATTCTTGAGTCAAATCAATACATTGAAACCTGCATAAATTCACTGCTTGCTAAGTTACACAATGATGCGATGGAACGACTGCACTGTTGAGGTGGTTGCTCCCCAATCTGCAGCTTTCTGGTATACACCCTTCTCAAGGAGGTACTGCCTTCCACGATAGTTTGGAAGTTCAAAGAAAACCCATGCACCATCCAGGACATTACAGGAATCAATATCTTGAATGTGGAATTGTTCAAAGACAGATGGACAGTCGTCTGTATATTCTATTGTTTGAGTTTCATAATCACCTTTGTTGCAGATTCTGATCTTGTAATTGCCTGTGGCTGTCTGTAAAACACAAAGTACCATGAAAACAATGGCATTCAGTTGTTGAAAATAAGAATTTACTTCTTGTTTGTTATTGTTACATTAATTTGCTCCTTTTCTCTCTTCAAAGGCAGTGATTTCTTGCTAGATGCCTGCCCAGATACCATTGTTCTAGAAGTGTAGATCGTCAGCTGGCCATTTAAACAGACACACGATTATAGCACAAGAGATCTTGGCCTCGCCCACACAGTTCCAGCAGGGATTATTTTATCGGAATCAAGGGCAGAAACCTTGTTGATTTTATCTTTTACACATCCAGGAACACAGGTGAACCATAGTGACCTAGCTAACTCAGATCAGTGAGTTCAATTCCTACTGGaattgtacccaattctttactGGTCAGTATTGCCTATCAGTTCACCAGTTGGACCAATAATGCTGATGGGATAGCAAGTCTAAATTTCCAAAACCATTATCTATGAACTGGGTTATGATGAAAGGTCACTAACCTGAAACCAGAGGTTCTCTAATCGATGCTTCCAGAGTAGTTGAATAGTTCAGTATTTTCACTTCAGATTATCAGTATTGACAGTACTTTGTTCATCTATCAATTATAATGTTTTATTCAAGTTTGGTAAATCCAAACTGGACTAAACCAACACAATTTTCCTTATGCTTTAATCAGCTCTCAAAAATCGGGAAATATTTTCCATTAGGTTATGCCATTTCTCCATTTAActtatttttttataaacttaTTTGCAAAACCTGCAAgcaaatgtttttgttttcttttaaaagaaaatttagagtacccaattctttttccaattaaggggcaatttagcgtggccaatccacctagcctgcacatcttttgggttgtgggggcaaaactcgcgcaaacatggggaaaatatgcaaactccacatggacagtgacccagagccgggatcgaacctgggacttcggcaccgtgaggcagcagggctaacccactgcgccactgtgctgtccctccTGCAAGCAAATGTGACAGCtgtaccataagaaataggaacaggagtaggccattcaaccctttgagccggctttgccatttaataagatcatggctgatcctctttcCTGCCTTCTGTCCATAACCCTCAATTCCGCTACTGATTTAAAACCTATCGATATCAGCCGTTCAAGTACTTGGCCGTCACAGTTTCCTGGGGGTAAATAATTTCAAAGATTCATCCTGGTTTGAGAGAATTTCTTCCTGTGTATACAAATATTAAAAACTTTGTATTACTGATATTTAATTTTGCTTTTTAACGGAGTAGACAACTATCATAGTACTCTAATGCTCAGTTTACAAGGTGTTTTGCTCACCAGTTATGAGAGGTCAGTAGAGTTTCATACAAATATTAACCAGCTTACTACTATAAACATTCAAATGTTTAGAAGTGCATGCAAAAGAAAACCTACTTGTTGGATCTTGTGGCATGAAGCAATACGATCATTGAATCCCATCCAACTCTTATAGTCAGGATATTCTCTCTTGGTAAGAACATACAAATATCCTGTAAAGTTTGATTGCTCGTAAACTGCCCAAGCCCCATTCTCAACTCTGATAGAGTTACAACGGGTTAGAGAACTGTGAAAATCTGAGCAATCATTGTCACATTCGTAGCGACGGCCCAGAAAATTCTTCTCTTCAAAGAAAGTGatctacagttaaataaaggaaaAATTAAATGTGTTATCTGACATTTTGAAAATTTAAAGTAATTATCTTTTTCTTCCATTTCCACGTTTAGCAACAGTTACTGGAAAAAAATTTGGTTGGTCCTCTATAATTTTGAGCAACATGTCATACCTGAGTATAAAGAGTATAAAGATATGTAGGTGTTTGACAGCCAAACAATTACCACGTTA
It encodes:
- the LOC119961758 gene encoding gamma-crystallin S-like — encoded protein: MGKITFFEEKNFLGRRYECDNDCSDFHSSLTRCNSIRVENGAWAVYEQSNFTGYLYVLTKREYPDYKSWMGFNDRIASCHKIQQTATGNYKIRICNKGDYETQTIEYTDDCPSVFEQFHIQDIDSCNVLDGAWVFFELPNYRGRQYLLEKGVYQKAADWGATTSTVQSFHRIIV